TTTGTCCATTGAAGGGCGATTTGACGATTTCATCTGAATGCACCATAATCCCACTTTACATAGCTTTCTTTCTATTTCATGAATCTCcatattgttatttatttcaattatCCCATTGTTCTGTGCGAGCTGGTCGTATATCCAAGAAGGATAGTAAACTCGGCTTGTATTTTCCATCGTTTTGTCTACATTCCTTCTGCCTCCTGCCATCTCTAATAATAGCATTCCAAAACTATAGACATCAGATTTGTCAGATACAATTCCAAAATTTCTCGATACCAATTCTGGAGCAATATATCCAATggttcctcttgttgcactaagAGAAACAAGACTGTAATCCTTTGGATACAATTTTGCCAGTCCGAAATCTGAAACCTTTGGGTTGAAATGGTGGTCTAGGAGAATATTATGTGGTTTGATGTCAAAATGTAAAATCTGCATGTCGCATCCTCGATGCAAGTAATCGATACCCCGAGCCACCCCAAGTGCTATTTTATTGAGCTTATCCCAAGAAAAGGGCCTATTACTAGTTCCTCTTGCCGAAAAGATATACTTGTCTAATGATCCCTTGGGCATGTACTCGTAAACAAGAGCCCTCTTTGACCCTTCTGAGCAAAAACCAACAAGCCGCACTATATTTACATGGTTAATCCTACCAATTGTTGAGACCTCGTTGATGAAATCCTCTCCGTTGAATTGAGAATTTCTGAGTATCTTGATGGCAACATGTTGGCCACTTAAAAGTGCACCTCTAAAAACCAATCCAAATCCTCCTTGTCCTAACTTCTCTCTAAAGTGGCCCGTGATGGCAATGATATCAGTGTAGCAATACCTCTTAGGTGAGATCATTTGCTGGTCTCGCAGAAACTTTTCTACAATGTCAATAGACACGTGACTGCTCCAAAAATTATAAGCCAGTAAAATGAGAAGCGAAATTGGTGCAAAAATAAACCTTCCTAACATCCATAatgctggaaaaaaaaaaatcacatacgTTAATTGATTAGAGGggtgaaaaaatataattgtttGCCACTTGTCACTAAATCATTTGGTAGATTTACCTAGTAAAAGCTGCACAATCTCTATTACAAAAACCACAGCAACTGTATAGccaaaatagtgtttgatgGGGAGCATGTCGCTCATATCGTTCATGCAGTATAAGAAATTGGCCTCGCTTTTAACCAAGGAGTATGGCATGGAGAGAAGCCCTTTGCTGTTGGTCAAATTGGCAAACTCCCTGCAAAATAAGACATTATATATGATGTATGCTGGTTCATGCGGAATGAAAActaattatgtatattttaggATTATTTAATCTTGTAGTAGTTGAAACCAATGCTTGATACTTGAAGCTTATgcttaatataaaaatattgaaaatgtcgttttctaataatttaagtttttgcagaaaaaaattatttcatataatttaatattatattagagTAGTAGGTTATGTGTTCGAATCCTGTTACGCTCCAAACTTCAGCTATAAATAATTCCAAGCCCAAATGTTAGGAAAACTGTTGAAtgttaaaactattaaaaacaCTATTC
The sequence above is a segment of the Ananas comosus cultivar F153 unplaced genomic scaffold, ASM154086v1, whole genome shotgun sequence genome. Coding sequences within it:
- the LOC109705439 gene encoding rust resistance kinase Lr10-like (The sequence of the model RefSeq protein was modified relative to this genomic sequence to represent the inferred CDS: added 71 bases not found in genome assembly), coding for MLSWDVGRETSSAIFHECLNEAKREFANLTNSKGLLSMPYSLVKSEANFLYCMNDMSDMLPIKHYFGYTVAVVFVIEIVQLLLALWMLGRFIFAPISLLILLAYNFWSSHVSIDIVEKFLRDQQMISPKRYCYTDIIAITGHFREKLGQGGFGLVFRGALLSGQHVAIKILRNSQFNGEDFINEVSTIGRINHVNIVRLVGFCSEGSKRALVYEYMPKGSLDKYIFSARGTSNRPFSWDKLNKIALGVARGIDYLHRGCDMQILHFDIKPHNILLDHHFNPKVSDFGLAKLYPKDYSLVSLSATRGTIGYIAPELVSRNFGIVSDKSDVYSFGMLLLEMAGGRRNVDKTMENTSRVYYPSWIYDQLAQNNGIIEINNNMEIHEIERKLCKVGLWCIQMKSSNRPSMDKVVEMLEGDTDNLQMPPRPFFSSSQPISARQSSIQSTSIELSTISEKEDYSYSDK